ATTTCTTAAAAGGTTTAGGAAAAGTAAAATATTTTGTTAATGCTGCAGGCGTTTCACCATCTCAGGCGTCTATCGAAGATATTTTGAAAGTTGATTTATATGGAACTGCAGTTTTGCTTGAAGAGTTCGGCAAGGTGATAGAAGATGGAGGAAGCGGAGTGATAATATCTTCTCAGTCTGGTTATCGTTTGGGCTCTCTCACAGACGAAGAAAATAAAATACTTGCTACCACTCCAACAGAACAATTATTATCTTTGCCAATACTTGAAAAAGCTTCAGACACATTAAAAGCCTATCAATTATCAAAAAGATGCAACTGTCTTAGGGTGATGTATGAGTCTAGCAATTGGGGCAAGAGGGGAGCAAGGTTAAACTCAATAAGCCCGGGCATAATAATAACTCCATTAGCAAACGATGAATTAAACGGACCAAGGGGAGCGATGTATAAAAGAATGCTAGAGCTTTGTCCTTCAAAAAGGGCAGGCACTCCTGACGATGTTGCTAATGTTGCTGAATTATTGATGACAGAGAGAGGTTCATTTATTTCTGGAAGCGATTTTCTTATGGACGGGGGAGTAACAGCATCTTGGTGGTACGGCGAATTATCAGAGAGTAAATAAAGTTTTTTTAAATTGCAAACTAAAAAATTATTAAGGAGTGTATTAATGAGAGTATTTAAAATAATATTTATGCTTTTATCAATAATTATGTTATCTTGCAGTAATAATGATACTCAAAAAAAAGATTATATAGTTTCTAATATTGAGAGTTTAGAAAGTTCAGAAAACATTAATGCTCTGAATATTAACGGCACTCAAAACAAAATATTAATAGCATATTTTACATGGTCAGACAACACAATAGTAGAAAATCCTTCATCTATTGACGTAGACGCTGAAACTTCTGCAAGTGTGTTATCTCCGGGCAATGCCGAATTAATTGCTAATTGGATAGCTGAAGAGACAGGAGGAGATTTATTTAGCATAAAGACACAAAATAAATATTCAAGCGATTATGATGAATGTTTGAATCAGGCAAGAAGGGAGAGAGACAACAATGAAAGACCAGCGTTAGTAGGCAGAGTTAATAACATTGATGATTATGATGTTATATTTTTAGGCTTTCCGAACTGGTGGTATACATGCCCAATGGCAGTTTTTACATTTGTTGAAAGCTATGATTTATCAGGCAAAACAATAATACCATTTTGCACACATGGTACAGGAGGACTTTCAAGAACAATAAGAGATTTAAAAAACTTACTTCCAGCAAACTGCGAAGTGTTAGAGGCTATAGGGGTGTATAGACCAGAAGTAAAGAACTCAAAAAGTAGAGTTTTGGATTGGCTAAGGAAGCTTGGCTATTAAAGTTTATAAGATGTTTTTATAAAAATAAAATGCCTGTAGTTTTTATATTGTAAAAATATAGATATAAAACAATACTTATACTTAAAAATGCAGCCTTTTTGGTTCTTTGATGAAGTCCGCAATTTTTTGTTATTTGTGGTGGCTTTGCCCCCTGCGAAGCGTGCCCTTAGGGTACACACCCCCACTTCTTTTGGTGACCCAAAGAAGCAAAAGGACTGCATTTAATAAAGTATAGCTTTTTATGATATACAAAATATAGATATTATTTTATATATTCCAAGATATAAAGCTAAAACATTTGCACTTTTTGCAACTTTTTGCGGCGGGAAAAAGTTGAATAAAAATAAAAACATAAACATTATTTTAGATTTATATATTCCAAAATATGGAGCTAAAACACTCGCACTTTAAATAATTAAAATATGTGAAACTATAAAACAGCAAACTAAGGAGAAGCTTCGATGAAAAAAATAATTAAAATTACTGTAGACATAATAATGACGCTGCTCTTTTTTGTTTTAATGGCATATCACTTTACAGGTGATGCCATGCATGAATATTTGGGCTTTATGCTTTTTATATTTTTTATACTTCATCATATACTCAATTTTAATTGGTATAAAAATATTTATAAAGGCAAATATAATTTTAATAGAATATTAAACACATTCATTAACACTATGCTTTTTTTGTGTATGGCGGGACTCATGATTAGCGGAATATTATTTTCTCAAAGAGTGTTAGGTTTTCTTAATATTCACAACAGTGGAATGTTTACAAGACGCCTTCATATGATTTCAAACTCTTGGGCTTTTATATTTATGTCGGCACATTTGGGAATGCATTGGGGTATGTTTATAAATAAAAAGTTTATTAAAAAACAAATATCTATAATAATAGCTTTGTTTGTTTCTATATACGGAGTTGTTTCATTTATTAAAAGAGGATTATACAACAAAATGTTTCTGCTTGTGGATTTTGCTTTTTTTGATTATGAAGAGCCTGTAATATTTTTCTTTATGGATTATGTATCTATAATGGGGCTGTTTATATTTATAACATATTGCTTAAGAAAAATATCAAAAGGATAAATTTTATTTAATTAAATATCATGTTTAGTCTTTGCTGAACATTTTCTAAGCTTATATTATTGTTAATAGTCTCTTCGCTTTCTAATGCAAGCATAGACATAATGGCAGCAAACTTTACTTTGTAGTCCAAATCAAAATTGTTGTATATAGAATAAATTATTCCAGCCATAAATGCATCTCCCGCTCCAGAAGCATTTAAAATGTTTACTTTGGGTGCTTTTAGATGTGCGGGCTTTGTTTTGTATGAGGCGTAGCATATTCCTTTCTCTGCGAACGTTATGTATATTTCTGATACTCCTATATCTATAAATCTACCCACCGCCTCCAAACCTTCTTCTATAGTGCTAATGTCTTTATTTAAGAGAAATGAAGCCTCGTTTGAATTAAGCTTCAATGCATATATATGTTTTTCTAACCCTTTTATATTTTCTGCTTTTTTTACAGATACAGCATCGCATAATAATTTTTTTTCTGGAAAGTTTTTTATTAAATATTCAAAAATCTCTCTTTTTATTACGGCATCTATTGTGATGAACTTTGCATTTTTTATTATTTCTTTTATGCTTTCTAAATATTCTATAGTAATGTTTTCATCAAGAGCGTCCATATCAGAAACGCCTAAATACATATCTTTATCATTATTCATAATAGCCATATATGTGGTAGATGAGCCTTTTTTTATGATATATGAAGTGTCTATATTAAGAGATTTTATATTGTTTAGAAGAATGTCGCCGAATATATCATTTCCTATGGATGTGATAAACTTAATATTATGAAGACCTAAGTTTGATAGGTTATGAACAATGTTTCTTTCAACGCCTCCTGCACATATATTAATTTTTGCAGGATTTGATTCTCTTAATAAAATATTTTCCTTAGAGAAGCCTTGTATATCTATATTAGAGCCGCCTATAGAAACTATATACTCATTCATAAACTGTTTTTCCTTTTTTGTTTTTTTATGTTATATTAAAAGACATCATTTGACAATATGTTTTATATATTTTTTTGATATAAATATTTATGAGTTTTAGTTTATGATAAGCGGTATAATAAATAAATTAGACGTTTCTGCAATAGAGTTTGTACATAGTTTGCATAATAATTTTAATTACTTGGACTATTTTTTTTCATTAGTTACAAATATGGGGGAGGCTTTATTTTTGTGTGCAGTGATTATAACTTTTTTGATATTTAGAAAAACTAGACTCTGCGGCATAAATATGGCCATTAGTTGTTTTATAGTATTCATCATTACAGCTGTTATATTAAAGCCTTTGATAGCGAGAGAGCGTCCATTTACAGAATATTATGATTATTGGGTCGCTGTAGGCAGTCACATTGAAACATCATTCTCTTGCCCGTCATCTCATGCCGCTCTCTCTTTTGCTGTGTACTTTCCTATATTTTTATATTTTAATAAATTATATAGCTCTTTGGCTGTAATTATTGCTTTGATTATAAGTTTTTCGAGGGTCTATTTGATAGTGCATTATGCAAGCGATGTTATTTTTGGGGCTTTGATTGGGCTTATTGTTTCATCTATTGTATATATTATTATAAATAAAAATAGGTTATTATTTTATAAGTTTACATAATATAATAGTAGAAAAGTTTTAATAAATCTTCGCAGTTGTTTCTTAATGAGGCAGAGGATTTTATAAAGGCCATAAAATATTTTAAGTTAAAGGAAGAATAATAGTATATAACTATGTTTTGTAGAAAAGTTTTTATTTTTTGTGTATGTCTTTAATAAAATTGCATTTTCGTAAAGCGTGCCCAGATGGCAAAAACTTTGACGAAGTCCTCAGAGCGACCGAAGGAAGTGCCTTTAGATATGGGTGCGTAGGCGGGAAAAAGTTAAATAAAAATACAAACATACAAGATAAAATTTAATTATTTAGATATATATAAACTCAAAAAATAAAAGCACTATTTATTAAATAGTGCTTTTTTATTATATAAAAAGTTTTATTAACCGCTATTATTTTATAGTTTCAAATTTCATCTCTCTAAATCTTTTATATTCTTCTTCTATCTCAGGCTTTTTAGACATGAAATTAGCCCTTGTCTCCATTATCTCTTGTAAATGTACTGCTCTTGCTTCGTTAATGTTTCTGTCTCTTATAAGACCGTTTTCAGCAAGCACAAATTTATATTGTCCATCTTCTCCTTTTACTAAATCGCCACCCGCACCACAAACAGCACATTCAAAATTAAACTTAACTCCGTCCCAATGCTCTTCACCCGGATATATTAAAGAGGAATGACATCTTGGGCATAAACCTAAATTAGGATCTCCAAGCCATTTTCTCTCTTCAACAGGAGTGTTAATTGCTTGGGCAATGTTTTTTCCCATTTTGTAAGCTCTCTCCAAATAGTCTTTATGTATGAGAACATTTCCTGGTCTTCCAACACTTGTAGCTAAATACATATCAACTACTGTAATAGATTGAGTAAACATTGTAGCAGCAAGTCCTTCCAAACTCATAGTCTGCCAGTCATGTTTAGAGCCGCCAACTCCTATAAGGCCTGCTACTGTGTGAGGGTCTTTTTTTACTTGTCCTATCTTTATTCTAAATGATAACTCATAAGCCAAGAATCTCTGAGCGAATGATAAATATAATGAAGAAGGAAGCAAATCATAAGTAGGGCAGCCCACTATTATTCCTTCGCATTCATTCATAACATTAACTATCTTGTCCATATCATCTTTTTCTTTGTAGATGCAGCCTTTATATTCTTTTTTTTCTTTGAATGCTTTCTCCATACCTATTGTACATGATTCGCATCCTGAACAAGGCTTTATATCATAATCAAATAAATTAATAAGTATTGCTTCGCCTCCTGCATCTTTCACTGCTGTTAAAGCTTGTTTTACTAAAATTTCGCTGTTTCCATTATGTCTGCCAGCAACTATTCCCATAACTTTCATAGAATATAATTCTCCTTTTTTATTAAAATCACTGGATAGGCTGCCAGTCTTCGTATTTTGATTTAAAAAATGATATTATCGAAGTTTATCGGAAATCTTATATTTGTTACTAAATATAAGCACCTACCTTATTTTGATTAATTTATTATACATTATAATTTAGAAAAAATCAAGAAAAAAAGTTTATTATGTTTTTTGCTCTTTTTTAATCCCCGCCCTATTGGCTTTTGTGTTTATATACAAAATATTGTTTTAATATTCTTTATTGCATAATTAAAAAAAGCACACCCACCCAAGCTTTGATTAGACTAATAATCTATTTTCCCGCACGGTAAATATTTTTTAGAAAAATAATAAAAATCGTATTTCAAATTAAAATTATATATTTTGTTTTGCTTAACGTGCGGTGTGATAATTTTTTAATTTAAAAACCACTTGGGTGGGGCGCTAAAAATTCTCATTGTGCAATGAATATAGAGAAAGTTTAAATTTAAAATTAGAGCAGAAAGATAAAAGGGTGGGGTGTGTAAATAAAATTTTTTAAGGAATAAAATACTATACTTAAAATAGCACTTTATTCCTTAAATTTATTAAAATTATAATTTATTAAAACTACTCTTCTATATATGCATAATTAAATTTATATCTTCCCAAAGGCTCATCAATATAATTTTTTAATTTTGGATTAACAACTAAAAAATCTGTTCTATATATAAAAGGTATTATAGGTGCCTCTTCAAAAAGAATAGCCTCTGCTTCTTTTAAAGCTTCCATTCTATCTTTTTCATTTGTTGAAGTAGTGGCAAAGTTTATTAAATAGTCATATCTTTCATTTGAAAATCCGCCGTAGTTTATATCACTGTCGCTTGTCATAATCTGAAGAATTGTAAGCGGGTCATTATAATCGCCTGTCCAGCTTGTTCTAGCTATTTGGTAATTGCCTGATTGTCTGAAAGGAAGTGTGATTTTTGACTCTTCTGTTCTAACTGCAACATCAATATTCAAATTATTTTTCCACATCTGCTGAATTGCTTCTAATACAGTGGTATAGAAACCAGATGAAACTTTTACTTCTAATATAGGGAAATTTTCTCCGTTAGGGTATCCTGCTTCGGCTAATAATTTTTTTGCTTCTATTATATTATTGCTGTAATTGTTCGCTATTATAAAATTGCTGCTCTCTTCTCTAAAAGATTTTTCAAAACCTTTTACAACAGGAGCAACAAAGCTTTCTGCTGCTATTAGTCTGCCGTAGCCAATATTGCTTACAATGTAATTTCTGTCTATTGCCAAAGATAATGCTTTTCTTACTCTCTTGTCGGATAATGTTTTATCTTTTGTGTTTAAATCTAAATAATATACTCCTATAATATCGCTTACAGCCATGAGATTTTCTTTTATTAGGTTTTCTATTTCACCAATAGGAGGAGCATTAATAGAAAAGTCAACATTTCCTGTTCTCACAGCATTAAGAGATATGTATTCATCAGCTATCAAAACAAAATTGATTTTTTTAGCAATCTGATTTTTGTAATCCCAATAATTAGTATTAAGTTCAAATGCAATAAGTTCATCAGGCTTTCTATCTGTCATCTTATAAGCACCATTTCCAATATAGCTTTCAGGTTTCCATGTCCAATCATCGCCGTATTTATTTATAATGTCCTCTCTCACAGGAACATAACAACCACCAGAAGCTAAAATATCTTCAAAGTATAATGTAGGGTTTTCAAGTTCTATTGTAAGAGTGTTTTCGTCTACCGCAGTAACGCCTAAACTTTCAACAGGCTTTTTGCTCATGTTTATATCTTTTGCATTTTTTATATAATACATTAAATATGCTATAGGTGAAGCTGTTTTAGGATCAACCACTCTTCTATATGAATAAACAAAATCATTGGCTGTTAGTTTTTTACCGTCGCTCCATTTGGCGTCTTCTCTTATGTGGAATGTATATTTTAATTTATCTTCGCTTATCTCCCATTTATCTGAAGAGCCTCCAACTATTTTGTTGCTTATATCTTTTGTTAATAATCCTTCAAAAGCATGATTAATATAAATAAACCCATATGTTTCATCGTTTATTGCTGGGTCAATGGATTGAAGCTCATATCCTAAGTTTATTGTAAGTTCATCTTTAATGTTTTTTGTTTCTTTGCTGCAAGAGATGATTAGCAAGAAAGTTAGAAAAATAAAAAATGTTTTAAATAAACTCTTAATAAAAAAGTTTTTTGTTTTAAGATTATAAGTCATAAAAAACTCCTAAAAATATTAAATAGAGATTTTTATAACGCCGTTTGTCTTGTTTTAATTAATTATTTTTAGTCTTGTTATTGATATAGTCTAATTTAATAAAACAAGACCAACATTAGAAAAGGTCTCATTTTATTAATTTATTTAGAATTAAGTAATAAAAGAGATAATTCCCTACGCTGGCATTACCCAAACAGGTTATAAGGGTCGAAGTTTAATTATGTAAACTTCCTCTCAGCCTTTTATAAGCTCCCCATGTTGATAATATGATATAATATTTTCATTTTTTTATCAATATTTTATAATTAATATTTTATGAAACTATTCTAAAATAATCATATAGTAATAAATATATTAAAATTTGTATAATTATTAATAGGGATATATATGCTAATATGAGTTTATTTTCTTTGATTATTGAAAATATATAAAATAAAAATATAAGAAATAAATATATTATAAAAGCGTATAAGTATACATTGTTTTTTATTTTTAAAGTATATTGTATGTTGTCAATTTTATTATTTGTATCTATTGGCTCAGTAGTTATTAATCTACCAAAAGGACTTCCGTTTTCTCCCATTTTAATTTCTTTTATAAAACTATTATCTTTAAGGATTTTATCAATATTTAAATATACTCCATAAACATCTCCATTTCTAAAAACTTTATCATAATAATTTATTTTAAATGAGTATGTGTTATTTTCAATATGTTTTATATTTGTTAAATATCCTATTCTATTTATATTGCCTAAAATTACAAAAGTTGCTAATAAAATTAATGTGAAAATCATTGAAATAATGCAAATAAAAAGAGTTTTTTTATTTTTCATAAATAAGACCTTATAAGTATTAAATCTAATGTACATGATATACAAAAAAAATCAAGTAATTTACATATTTTTGTTGATTTTTATTTGTTATAATATATAATAAATTGTCATGATTATAGTTAACCAAACCAAACCAAACCAAACCAAACCAAACCAAACCAAACCAAACCAAACCAAACCAAACCAAACCAAATAGAATACTTTTGCATTTTTTTCTGGGAGTTAAATAATGCTGTTTAATTCCACAGAATTTATGATCTTTTTTCCTATAACACTCGTTTTATACTGGATATTTCCAAAAAAGTATAGATATATTTGTTTGTTTATAGCTAGCTATACATTTTATATGTTTTGGAACCCTAAGTATGCTTTATTAATGGCTACTTCTACAGTTGTAACATTTTTAAGCGGTATATTAATAGAAAAACTAAAATATAGAAGAACAGTAGTTGCTTTTAGTTTTATTATCAATCTTGCTATATTGGTATTTTTCAAATATTTTGATTTTCTTCTACAGAATATTAATATTTTATTGTCAGTATTTAATATAAAATTGGTAGAAAAGCCTCTTGATATTATTTTACCTGTAGGAATATCTTTTTATACTTTTCAGGCATTAAGCTACACAATAGATGTTTACAGAGGTGAGATAAAGTCAGAGAAAAATATTATTAAGTATGCGTTGTTTGTATCATTCTTCCCTCAATTAGTAGCAGGGCCAATAGAGCGTTCTAAAAATTTGCTTATTCAGGTAGAAAATTTAGATAAAGTAAAAAGATTCGATTATGATAGAATGACAGAAGGTTTATTATTAATGCTTTTTGGTTATTTTCAAAAGATGGTCATAGCAGACAGAGCAGCAATATTAGTAGATACAGTATTTAATAGTTATTATGAGTATAACAGTATGGCTTTAATTTTAGCAGCAGTATTTTTTTCTATTCAGATATACTGTGATTTTGGAAGTTATTCATTAATAGCGATTGGAACAGCTAAAGTTATGGGAATCAATTTAATGGAGAATTTTAACACTCCATATTTTGCTAGAGGGATAAAGGAGTTTTGGGGTAGATGGCATATATCATTATCTACTTGGTTTAGAGATTATCTTTATATACCTTTGGGCGGAAATAGATGTTCAAAGCTTAGAAAAAGTTTTAACATATTAGTAACGTTTTTAGTAAGCGGACTTTGGCATGGAGCTAATTTTACCTTCATTGCTTGGGGAGCTATACATGGTATTTGTCATATAATAGAAGAACAATTAAAACCTATCAAAGAAAAATATTTAAATAAGTTTAATATTAGAACAAATGTCTTTAGTTTCATTATATTAGAAATAATCATTACTTTTATAATAGTAGATTTAGCTTGGATATTTTTTAGGGCTGAAACTATATATGATGCCCTTCTTTATATAAAAAGAATATTTACAAGAATAGATTTATGGACATTGTTTGATGGTACTTTATATAATTTGGGATTGAACATTTTTGAGATGAATATACTCATAATAGCTTTATTTATATTGATATCAATAGATTTAATAAAGTACATAAGAAAAGAGAGTATATTTGAGTTTTTAAGTAAGCAAAATCTATATTTTAGATGGTTTGTGATGTTATTTTTAATTTTTTACATAATTGTTTATGGTAAATATGGAGCAGGATTTGACCCTAAACAGTTTATATATTTCCAATTTTAATATTGTGAGAGAATTATGAAAATAAAAATTATTAAAATTGTACTTTTTATATCTATTTTTATATTTATTTTTATCAAAATAAATAAAACTCTTATTTTAAAAAGTACTTACGGTATCAATCAGTTTAATATTTTTTATAAACAAGAAAAAAGATCTGTAGATGTACTATTTTTTGGAAGCAGTAGGGTATTTTTTGGCATTAATCCTGGAATATTGTATAAAGATTATGGAATATCATCCTACAATTTGGCTACTTCTTTAACTCCATTTTGGCAGATATATTTTTCTGTAAAAGAATCATTAAAGACTCAAACCCCAAAACTTATAGTTATTGAAGCTTATACTACAGTATTTGTACGAGAATACACTACAAAAAGTAGTATATTAAATTTTATTTCTGGATTAAAAATATCAGAATTAAAATTAAATGCTATAAAGGTTAGTGTACCAAAAAAAGAAATAGATAAGTATTTTAATTTTATGTATCAATATCATGATAGATATTCTATTCTGAAAAAGAATGATTTTATAAACGATAACAGTTTGCAATATTTTAAAGGATTTTCCTATCTTTATAATACAGAAAAAAATGTTAAATATAGCACTAATTTAGTGAGGGAGAATTTGAAACTTTATTCAAAAACAGAAGAATATTACAGAAAAACTATAGAACTAGTAAAAAAATATGATATT
This is a stretch of genomic DNA from Brachyspira sp. SAP_772. It encodes these proteins:
- a CDS encoding SDR family oxidoreductase, coding for MKKDVLVLIGAGSIGIAIARRVGIGKHIVLADFNIENAKRESQILYNAGFETSVFETDISSRESILKLIDFLKGLGKVKYFVNAAGVSPSQASIEDILKVDLYGTAVLLEEFGKVIEDGGSGVIISSQSGYRLGSLTDEENKILATTPTEQLLSLPILEKASDTLKAYQLSKRCNCLRVMYESSNWGKRGARLNSISPGIIITPLANDELNGPRGAMYKRMLELCPSKRAGTPDDVANVAELLMTERGSFISGSDFLMDGGVTASWWYGELSESK
- a CDS encoding flavodoxin, producing MRVFKIIFMLLSIIMLSCSNNDTQKKDYIVSNIESLESSENINALNINGTQNKILIAYFTWSDNTIVENPSSIDVDAETSASVLSPGNAELIANWIAEETGGDLFSIKTQNKYSSDYDECLNQARRERDNNERPALVGRVNNIDDYDVIFLGFPNWWYTCPMAVFTFVESYDLSGKTIIPFCTHGTGGLSRTIRDLKNLLPANCEVLEAIGVYRPEVKNSKSRVLDWLRKLGY
- a CDS encoding DUF4405 domain-containing protein; the encoded protein is MKKIIKITVDIIMTLLFFVLMAYHFTGDAMHEYLGFMLFIFFILHHILNFNWYKNIYKGKYNFNRILNTFINTMLFLCMAGLMISGILFSQRVLGFLNIHNSGMFTRRLHMISNSWAFIFMSAHLGMHWGMFINKKFIKKQISIIIALFVSIYGVVSFIKRGLYNKMFLLVDFAFFDYEEPVIFFFMDYVSIMGLFIFITYCLRKISKG
- a CDS encoding carbohydrate kinase family protein; translated protein: MNEYIVSIGGSNIDIQGFSKENILLRESNPAKINICAGGVERNIVHNLSNLGLHNIKFITSIGNDIFGDILLNNIKSLNIDTSYIIKKGSSTTYMAIMNNDKDMYLGVSDMDALDENITIEYLESIKEIIKNAKFITIDAVIKREIFEYLIKNFPEKKLLCDAVSVKKAENIKGLEKHIYALKLNSNEASFLLNKDISTIEEGLEAVGRFIDIGVSEIYITFAEKGICYASYKTKPAHLKAPKVNILNASGAGDAFMAGIIYSIYNNFDLDYKVKFAAIMSMLALESEETINNNISLENVQQRLNMIFN
- a CDS encoding phosphatase PAP2 family protein, whose amino-acid sequence is MISGIINKLDVSAIEFVHSLHNNFNYLDYFFSLVTNMGEALFLCAVIITFLIFRKTRLCGINMAISCFIVFIITAVILKPLIARERPFTEYYDYWVAVGSHIETSFSCPSSHAALSFAVYFPIFLYFNKLYSSLAVIIALIISFSRVYLIVHYASDVIFGALIGLIVSSIVYIIINKNRLLFYKFT
- a CDS encoding flavodoxin family protein, with protein sequence MKVMGIVAGRHNGNSEILVKQALTAVKDAGGEAILINLFDYDIKPCSGCESCTIGMEKAFKEKKEYKGCIYKEKDDMDKIVNVMNECEGIIVGCPTYDLLPSSLYLSFAQRFLAYELSFRIKIGQVKKDPHTVAGLIGVGGSKHDWQTMSLEGLAATMFTQSITVVDMYLATSVGRPGNVLIHKDYLERAYKMGKNIAQAINTPVEERKWLGDPNLGLCPRCHSSLIYPGEEHWDGVKFNFECAVCGAGGDLVKGEDGQYKFVLAENGLIRDRNINEARAVHLQEIMETRANFMSKKPEIEEEYKRFREMKFETIK
- a CDS encoding peptide ABC transporter substrate-binding protein, with protein sequence MTYNLKTKNFFIKSLFKTFFIFLTFLLIISCSKETKNIKDELTINLGYELQSIDPAINDETYGFIYINHAFEGLLTKDISNKIVGGSSDKWEISEDKLKYTFHIREDAKWSDGKKLTANDFVYSYRRVVDPKTASPIAYLMYYIKNAKDINMSKKPVESLGVTAVDENTLTIELENPTLYFEDILASGGCYVPVREDIINKYGDDWTWKPESYIGNGAYKMTDRKPDELIAFELNTNYWDYKNQIAKKINFVLIADEYISLNAVRTGNVDFSINAPPIGEIENLIKENLMAVSDIIGVYYLDLNTKDKTLSDKRVRKALSLAIDRNYIVSNIGYGRLIAAESFVAPVVKGFEKSFREESSNFIIANNYSNNIIEAKKLLAEAGYPNGENFPILEVKVSSGFYTTVLEAIQQMWKNNLNIDVAVRTEESKITLPFRQSGNYQIARTSWTGDYNDPLTILQIMTSDSDINYGGFSNERYDYLINFATTSTNEKDRMEALKEAEAILFEEAPIIPFIYRTDFLVVNPKLKNYIDEPLGRYKFNYAYIEE
- a CDS encoding MBOAT family protein produces the protein MFWNPKYALLMATSTVVTFLSGILIEKLKYRRTVVAFSFIINLAILVFFKYFDFLLQNINILLSVFNIKLVEKPLDIILPVGISFYTFQALSYTIDVYRGEIKSEKNIIKYALFVSFFPQLVAGPIERSKNLLIQVENLDKVKRFDYDRMTEGLLLMLFGYFQKMVIADRAAILVDTVFNSYYEYNSMALILAAVFFSIQIYCDFGSYSLIAIGTAKVMGINLMENFNTPYFARGIKEFWGRWHISLSTWFRDYLYIPLGGNRCSKLRKSFNILVTFLVSGLWHGANFTFIAWGAIHGICHIIEEQLKPIKEKYLNKFNIRTNVFSFIILEIIITFIIVDLAWIFFRAETIYDALLYIKRIFTRIDLWTLFDGTLYNLGLNIFEMNILIIALFILISIDLIKYIRKESIFEFLSKQNLYFRWFVMLFLIFYIIVYGKYGAGFDPKQFIYFQF